The bacterium genome segment CAAGAAGGATGATCCTTAACTCATCAGGTCAGCTCTGGTGCTCGAATTATGGCTGGTTGCACGACTATTTCGCGAGAACCTCCGGCGATGGCAGTTATATCTGGAACGGCACGGGCGCACAGTCCGCGAATTTCAATATTACCGGTCATGGCACAATCGGCACGGAACTATATGTCAACAACTGGATACGCAAACCGGACAACGACGGAATATACTGGAGCGGCAACGGCTGGCATATATATCCAGCCAATGGGTCGGACATGCGGATGCGAACAGGTGGTTCGAACGGCGGAATTATGGGTATGACGGCAGGAGATATTCGCGGCTATGTCCATTGGACGACGAGCAATGAAATCGGTTTTCTGAATTCGGGTCGCGGCTGGTCGCTTCGGGTCGACAACTCGGGCAACACGTTCGCAACATCGAGTTCTCGCGCGCCCATTTTCTACGACTCGAACCACACCGGCTATTATGCCAACCCTTATGGCGACAGTTATTTCCGTTCACTGCGAATGCCCAACGGCGGCTCTCAAAGATTTGCCGATGGCGGAGTGGCCGCTTATGTATTGCAGGCGGACTATTGGTATGACCACGACGGCAGCGGAAGTATGTATGCCGGCGAGCCCGGCAACGATGTCCGTTTCCGCGGCACAATGCATTTAGGCGACGCAACAAGCGATTACAAATACTTCCAGGGACAGTTCTATCCGGAAACACAGTCAGATTCCCACCGATATCTTGGTGCGCGGACAACCTCGTCTTATGGATACGGTTATTGCGGGACATCGAGCAAGTGGTTCTATTATGTTTACTCACATTATCTCCGCTATAAGAGTAGTGTAGGTTCTTTCGACACATACGACGATTTGGCGCTGTTGGATAACATGGTTAGCGTAACAGATACTGTTTGGGACCCTATACTCCAAAATCATTTCGTAATAGGTAAAGAGGAAAATATGCCTCAATGTATTACAAATTATGGAGAACGAGCTTCAAACCCTGATGTCGGACAGTTTATTGATGTTGCTAAATCAATCGGTTTGGCCTATGGTGCAAGCAGACAACTTAACCGTGAAACTAAAGCCCGCGATGAGCGCCTCGTTGCCCGCACCGACATCCTCGCCGATGCTATCGGCGTTAATTTCAGTGGAAACCAAAAGGGCGGCGTTACGAGGAAGATATTCGATTTCGGAACTTCAAAGATGAATGATGACGAAGTCCGGGTGGAGTTCACAGATGATTTCGCATCCCAGCTCGATGAAGACTATATTCCAGTCGTAATAATTACGCCCACTTCGCCGAATGCCGGTTTTTATGTTGCCGAAAAGAACAACCGAGGATTTAAGATCATCAGAATGTCGGGCGATGGCGAATTCTCATTCGACTGGAGCGCTTTCGCCAGAGTCGAAGTGGAGGTCGCCGGTTCGGATATCGACCACATCGACGATGTTTTCTATCGTCCTTCCTTCGACCTGCCGCGCGGCGACTACAAGGAGTTCGTTCCATACATCGGCGAGCTGAAAGATACGATAACGACTTACGACCCGAACAAGGTCTATCCCGTCGATATGGAACAAATCCTAAAAGACAGCGAGGAACGCCGCTTACAGGAAGAGATCATCAGGAAAAAATCGATTACTCCCGCAGATACATATAAAAATGATAATACCGTCGAAGAACATGTGCCGCCGACGGATAATTACGTCCCGGCGACCGATCCGGCACAGGAGAAGAGCGGGAGCAATATCGCCCCCGGCGCGGTCCAGCCGAACGAATTGTCGGGAAACGAAAACTCCGCGCCGGACGCGGAATAATATTGACCGTAGGGGCGAGGCCTGCCGCATACGGTTTGAAAACGATGATTGCGATATTTCCCCGCAGGGGCGGGTTTCCCGTCTCGTCATCGCAAATCGCACCGGTTTCAAAAAACGGGCGAGGGGACCTCGCCCCTACGAATTGACAATGCGAAATCGCCCGAAAGCGGGAGCACACAAGGTGTTCCCCTACGGGATGGGAGGAGAATTCTGGATTTCCCTACGGTCGGCAATGACAGGGTTATTGCGGGAGATTTCTCCCTTCGGGTCGAAATAGCAGAGGGGAAGCGGGTCGGGAATGACGGATGAAGGGTATTGTCCGTTGACCATCGGCTAAAGGTAATCCGCGAGCGGTTTACCCACCGATAAACCGAGTTCTTCAATAAGGCTATAGGCGGTTGCCAGCTCGAATCCGACCTCCTTCGGCCGGTGAGCATCGCTGCCGACCGAATTGATCTGGACACCTTTATCGCGGGCGATTTTTAGCAGTCGCCTCGATGGATACGGTTCCGAAAACCCGCGCCTCATCGCCGAGGTGTTTATCTCGATACCGATATGTAAATCGGCCATCTTCTCAAATAATAAAGCAGCTTCCACAGCAAAAAGCTCTTCGAGTTCGTCGCCATAAAAGGCGCGGCCGTATTTTTTTATACCGTCGAAATGCGCGATTGTTGGGAATAAACCGCTATCTATAAGGTCATCCATCGCGGAAATATAATCCGCGATTGCTCTCTCAACGGAAACAGAGCGGTAATACCCGCAGGCCTCTCTCCTGCTCGTGATGCCAATATTGTCGAGGCAATGCACCGCCCCCAAATGGAAATCTGGTTTATACTTCTCGATGAATTCTTTCACAAGCGAAGCAAAATGCTCACTATAGCTAAACTCGAAACCGAGGAGTATTTGTGGCGAAAGTAACTTCTGGGAAATAAACCGAATGGTATCGATGTAATCCATTACAATCCTATTTTTCAGAAATTCGAGGTTACCATTGACACGCATGAACCTGTCTAAACCGATGCGTTTGGGGTTGAGGTCGATATGTGTTGTAAAGCATATTTCAGAAAGGCCTAATACAGTAGCTTTGTGGACTATAGCCT includes the following:
- a CDS encoding histidinol-phosphatase HisJ family protein yields the protein MIDFHIHPDFSIDSKASVEAIVHKATVLGLSEICFTTHIDLNPKRIGLDRFMRVNGNLEFLKNRIVMDYIDTIRFISQKLLSPQILLGFEFSYSEHFASLVKEFIEKYKPDFHLGAVHCLDNIGITSRREACGYYRSVSVERAIADYISAMDDLIDSGLFPTIAHFDGIKKYGRAFYGDELEELFAVEAALLFEKMADLHIGIEINTSAMRRGFSEPYPSRRLLKIARDKGVQINSVGSDAHRPKEVGFELATAYSLIEELGLSVGKPLADYL